Sequence from the bacterium genome:
CTTGGGCCAGGTTTGCTTGACACCGTGAAGAGTGATAATTCACAATTCACAATTGACAATTCACCATTCACCATTATTAAGGAAATTTAGGGAAGAAATTGTGAATGGTGAATTGTGAATGGTGAATAGTTACGATTTTAGATTGAACCTATCTGTTTTAAAGTCAGTTTTCAATCAAAAATCACAAATCTATTAATTTTGTATTTCGGCTTGTTGCTGATAAATTACAAGCCAAAATTAGAGATATTTTACTCCTTACTCTCATATATCACAATATATTATTTTTGTCAAGAATTTTTTTGATTATTTTTTTAATTATGATGTAGGTAAAGATAAGTTATTAAGAGGAAATATGATTGTGACGAGCAATTTTTGTAACCGTTCAGGATATAGCCACAGAGTCACAGAGAACACACAGGGAATATATAACCACGAATGAATCCTGTTAGATGTTTTACTATCTAACGAGATGAATCCGAATCTCTCTGAACAACAAAAAGATTTGTAGTGCGAGGTTTTAGCCTCGCTTCTGGCAAGCCAGAAGGTGAACCTAAAGGTTCACACTACATTTATGGGATATCACAGATTAATTTGTGTCCTTAAGTAACTAATTTCTTTAATTCTCTGTGAACTCTGTGCCTTTGTGGCTGAACGCTTACTTTCTTTTGGGCGTTCACAGAACGTTGAAATTGGAAATTAGGGAGAAAGATTCTTGATTTTTGTCCCAATTTCTAATTTCTAACCGTAAGTTTTCAAACAAAAGTGAACCATCCCTAAATTTCACATTATCTTTCTCTGTTTCAATTCATAGACTAATTCTTTGACTATATCTTTAGCCTCACCCTGGAGGATTTTTCTATCTTTTCGAGGTGGTGGGGTAAATGTGCGAATTACTCGAGTGGGAGAGCCCGTCAGCCCAACATCATCCGGGTTAACATCAAGTTCTTGTGCACCCCACTTAATAATTTCTTTCTTTTTAGAGGTTAATTTGCCTCGTAATGAAGGGAGTCTTGGTTCATTAATCTCTTTGACGACTGTGAGTAAAGCAGGTAGTTGAGTTTCCACGACTTCATAGCCATCTTCTAATACTCGTTCAACGATAAGTGTGTGGTTTTTTATTTCTACTATCTTACGAACAAAGCATATCTGGGGAATATTTAACATCTGGGCTAATTCAGGACCTACCTGGGCAGTATCGCCATCTATCGCCTGTTTGCCACAGATTATCAGGTCAAATTCGCCTATTTTTTTAATTCCCATAGATAATGTATAAGAAGTGGCTAATGTATCTGTGCCCGCAAATGCCTTATCACTCAATAACACCGCATCATCTACTCCAGGTGATATAGCCTCTCGCAAGGTTTCTTCTGCCTGTGGTGGTCCCATAGAAATAGCTACTACCTCTCCTGAATACTTTTCCTTTAGTTGCAAAGCCGTTTCTATCGCATTCATATCAAAGGGATTGATGATAGATTTTACCCCTTCGCGAATTAAAGTATGCGTCTTTGGGTCTATCCTTACCGCAGAGGTTTCAGGCACCTGTTTTATACAAACTATTATCTTCATTTTTAAATATTATAGATTACATTGTTATTTTTGTCAAGTGGAGATTCTTGATTAATAAGTATTCTTTTTCAAGAACATTATTCCAATCAAATTGGGGACTATATTTCTTTGCATTTGAGGAGAAATAGTCGTATTTATCTTTATCCGTAAGTAATGAACAGATAGATTCCACAAATGCCTTTTTGGTGAATTCAATCGCCTGACCACATTTATACTCATTAATAATCTCCTCGGTTTCCGTGTCTTTTGTTCCTATAACTGGTAGTCCAGCGGACATATATTCTACAACTTTAAGTGGGAAGGCATATTGCCGCAAAGGCACTGGTTGAAAAAAGGCTAAACCTATGTCTGCTTCCTTTAAAAATACTGGTAATTCTGCATATCCCTTTACGCCAACAAAGACAACATTTTCCTCAAGATTAAGTCTGGCACTAATTTCTTTTAGTCCTTCACCATAGGTAGCCGGAAAGGAAGCGCCCACAATGAAAAGCCTGATATTCTGGATTTTCTTCTTAATCCCGGCTAAACTATGAATAACCAGATCTAATCCACTCCAATGTGTTACATTACCTGTATAGATTAATGTCGGAGGATGTAGAATTTTGTTTTGTGCTGGTTTAAATAAGGCATGGTTAACTCCATTTGGGACAATATATACCTTTCTTTTCGTCTGTAATTTCCGCAATTGGCATAATTTTTTACTGACACAAATAATTAAATCTGCCTTATTTAAAAGATATTTATCTACCCATTTAGTGTAAAATGTGCGAAATTTTGTCAACACAGGCAAATAATCTATATTATCATAAACTATAAATTTAACCCTGCCTAATCTTTTCAATAAAAAACTAATTGTCCCTTCCCAGGGATTTTGATAAATACAGACATCAAATTTATCTTTAATCTTGCAAGGAATACTCACAATCAGAGATAAAACAAGGAAAATATCTTTTATAAAGGAAAAAAAACAGAAGATTTTTATAAAAGCGGATTTAATAGAAGACCGATTTGTTAAATTATAACCAGTAAAACTACCCACAAGTCCCATGCTATAATTTAATAAAGGGTCTATCTCGATAAATCTGATATTTTTTTCTTGAAATGTAGTTATTTGTAAAAGGAAAAGGTTTTTAAGGGAATTGGTCACATTTCTTTTGCGATAAACTACGGTTACCTCTTCGAATTTATGCGAGAAATATTCAATCAGGTGTTGAACTCTATCATTAGGTGCTTTTTTATAATCTATTTCCGTGATTATCAATGCTTTTTTCATAATTTATCCATTAAATTCAAGTAATCTTTAACGGGTAGATATAAAAACGTCTCGCTATAAGTCCTGCCTCTTAAATTAGTCACCGAGCGATATTTATTCAAGGCTAAAATCGTGCTAAGATAATCTACCTGTCTAAGTTGAGTCTGGTAGGATTTTAGTGCCTCCTGTTTTTTGGGAATGACATCTCCAATATCGACTACAATATTGGGGATTAAAGGAGTCCAGCATTCATAAGCACAGATATTGAAGTCCAATTGAATCTCTTTAGATAGGTCTAAAAATATCCTGTTTAACTCAAAGTGGTCAATATGGTTATCCAGAAACCAGGGTAAATAGACTAAATTTGGCTTTATCTGGTTAAATATCTCAGATAATCTATTAATCAAGGGTCTGGTTGATTTTAATCTTGTTTCCGGCTCATCTAAAAATATCAAATTTTCAATCCCTAAAGTCTTTGTGGCATTCATTGCCTCTTGTTTTCTT
This genomic interval carries:
- a CDS encoding electron transfer flavoprotein subunit beta/FixA family protein, with the translated sequence MKIIVCIKQVPETSAVRIDPKTHTLIREGVKSIINPFDMNAIETALQLKEKYSGEVVAISMGPPQAEETLREAISPGVDDAVLLSDKAFAGTDTLATSYTLSMGIKKIGEFDLIICGKQAIDGDTAQVGPELAQMLNIPQICFVRKIVEIKNHTLIVERVLEDGYEVVETQLPALLTVVKEINEPRLPSLRGKLTSKKKEIIKWGAQELDVNPDDVGLTGSPTRVIRTFTPPPRKDRKILQGEAKDIVKELVYELKQRKIM
- a CDS encoding glycosyltransferase family 4 protein, which gives rise to MKKALIITEIDYKKAPNDRVQHLIEYFSHKFEEVTVVYRKRNVTNSLKNLFLLQITTFQEKNIRFIEIDPLLNYSMGLVGSFTGYNLTNRSSIKSAFIKIFCFFSFIKDIFLVLSLIVSIPCKIKDKFDVCIYQNPWEGTISFLLKRLGRVKFIVYDNIDYLPVLTKFRTFYTKWVDKYLLNKADLIICVSKKLCQLRKLQTKRKVYIVPNGVNHALFKPAQNKILHPPTLIYTGNVTHWSGLDLVIHSLAGIKKKIQNIRLFIVGASFPATYGEGLKEISARLNLEENVVFVGVKGYAELPVFLKEADIGLAFFQPVPLRQYAFPLKVVEYMSAGLPVIGTKDTETEEIINEYKCGQAIEFTKKAFVESICSLLTDKDKYDYFSSNAKKYSPQFDWNNVLEKEYLLIKNLHLTKITM
- a CDS encoding PIG-L family deacetylase; its protein translation is MLNRILSRQIKNYLKTFLRPKNLIFCPEVVDKPEGNNIIVLSPHFDDDVIGCGGTLHKHILVQDKVAIIYFTDGREGDPSFEDKELLEKTRKQEAMNATKTLGIENLIFLDEPETRLKSTRPLINRLSEIFNQIKPNLVYLPWFLDNHIDHFELNRIFLDLSKEIQLDFNICAYECWTPLIPNIVVDIGDVIPKKQEALKSYQTQLRQVDYLSTILALNKYRSVTNLRGRTYSETFLYLPVKDYLNLMDKL